The DNA window GAAATAACTAATATTTTTTTACTCATTTTCCTTTTCTCCTTTACCCAGGAATCATCCACGGTTCTGCTAAAGCCCGTTTCTGTTTACCCGGCCTTTTCAATTTGCAAAGTTCCTGAAAGACTGCTGATCTCCCCGCTTCCTGATACCGCCTGCCCCAGTTCATACAGCTTGCCGTTCGGGCTGTAGTCACCGTAGAACATGACCACATCTCCCCAGGGGGCATAATAGGCCAGCGTCCCCGCTCCTGAAGCTGCCTGCGGGGTATCTGTTATATCGAGATTTTCCGGGAGATAAAAAATTTTCTCATTTTGACCGTAATTTTCCACCTCTGTGGTTAATGGAAGCTGCTGGCACAGGCTTTTAGCCGCCGCACTTTCATTTAATTCAAAAACAACGGTTTTCTCACCTGCCGAAACACGGATCTGCTGTTTTTTATTTTCTTCCGTGACTGGATCGGTACTGCCGTCTGGCGCAGCAATTAGAGCGGCCGCATCTTCGTCCTTCTGCTCTGCGGTGGCGCAGCTGGCGGCATCGCCATAATTCAAATCGGCCGATGTATAAGGTTCTTCGGGCTCTGCCGTTGTCCCCATTGCAGCTTTTGCACACCCTGCAACGGATAAAACCAGCGCCATCAGGTAAAGAAATCCCCAAATTCCTTTCATATACTTCATAGCCGTCTCCTTTCCTTTTTAACCTCTTGATTCTGCTCCTCTTTTCTCATCTGAAAAGCCAGAAAATCGAGACAGTCAATCTGCTTTTCTTTACCGTGAACTTTATCCAGCAGTGATTTCCTATGCTTTTCCAGAAGGGTAAACTGCTTCTGTCTCTCTCCGGCTTTTGCAAACTCCAAAAACTCCTCGACCACTGCTTTATCACATCCGGCATCTTTTAAGTTTTGTATGACTGCCCCGGTATCTCTCATATAGTCCGCCATATCATCACCTCTCTCAGCATGATTATAATTCACCGCATATATAATAGCAAATGCTTATATTAAATACTTTTCCATGCTTGACAGGCATATATTCCCAGGCTATAATCTGGTTAAAACAAGCAGGGATCAAGGAGGAATCAGAATGGATATCCGTGTTTTACGTTACTTTCTGGCCGTGACCAGAGAAGAGAGCATCTCCGGGGCGGCAGAATCACTCCATATGACACAGCCCACCCTGTCGCGGCAGTTGATGGATTTAGAGGAAGAGATTGGAAAGAAGCTGTTAATCCGCGGAAGCAGAAGGATTACCCTGACGGAGGAAGGAATGCTCTTACGCAAGCGGGCAACTGAAATTTTGGAGCTGGTGGAGAAGACGGAGTCTGAGTTAATGGCGCCGGGAGAAACCGTCGGCGGAGATATCTATATTGGCGGCGGAGAGACGGACGCCATGCGCCATATTGCCAGGATTGCCACGGATTTGCAGAGATCCTGCCCTCAGATCCGATACCACCTGTTCAGCGGCAATGCGGACGATGTAACGGAACGTCTGGATAAGGGACTGTTGGATTTCGGCGTCATCATAGAACCGGCCGATATGAAAAAATATGACTATATCAAGCTTCCCGCCACAGATACCTGGGGCCTCCTGATGCCGAAAGACTGCCCCCTGGCGGCCCGCGCCGCCATCCGGGCAGAGGATTTGCACGGTCTGCCCATTATCACCTCACGTCAGACGCTGACAAGCAATCTGTTTTCCGGATGGCTGGGAACCGAATACGAAAAGCTGAACATTGTGGCTACCTATAACCTGGTCTATAATGCGTCTCTCATGGTAGACGAAGGGATGGGCTATGCCATTTGCCTTGACAAGCTGGTCAACACATCTGAGGAAAGCCGCCTCTGTTTCCGGCCGCTGGAACCGCGCATGGAATCGCATCTGAATCTTGTATGGAAGAAATACCAGCTTTTTTCGGGAGCCGCAGAGCGGTTCTTAAGCAAGGTTCAGGAGGCCTTTAACGGTTTTTCCGGTTAAAAAAAAACCAAGGAGGTGCAACTCCTTGGGGTTTCGCTTTGCGTCCAGTGGACACAACCGCTTTTCTCTGCTAACATCATGTTACGTCAAGAAATAGAAAAATATCAATAGTTTAGTAATTATCAATTTTTTATTCCAACCACCAAACACACCCAAAACATCTTATTCTATCAGCATTTTCTTAAAATTTACCAGCTTTAGAGGCTTCCTCAATAGAAGCGGTGAGGGCTGGATTTTCAAGGATTTTAGGGGTAGTTGTGCGCTATGAGTGTGCTACTGGGCACTATTGACAACTTTATAATGCTTTTCTATGTCCTAAGCCACACGATTCATTTGACTAACCATGTCTATGAATTTTTTCATATCCTCCACATAAGAATAAGGGGCATATTCTGAATATATCTCTGGACTATCAAGTATAACAATCTGCACACCATCCGCCCGCAATGCTTCCAGTGTGCCTGGCAAACATCGTGCCTCATTCACAGTCTTACATTGATACGCCAAACACCCCTGCTTATCGAAGATTTTTGCCACAATATAAATTTTTTATCTCCCGTTCATGCTCCCTTCTGCCCACTTTGGCGGGCGTTCCAATCAGGGAGGTTAAATATCTCTTTATTTAACCTTTTTACCTTCCAAAAATTTCAGACGCTCCACAAAATCCTGTTCACTGCAAATTATCTTTGCAGCATATTCCTCATAGAGTAACTTTCCCATTTCAGCATCTTTATATTTATAGATATATCTATGACTCCAAATATTAAACAAGTAATCTTCTCCACACCACAACTGAATTTCAATCGGATATGCTAGATTATCTCTTTGATAATATAAATGAATGGCGCGATAACCGTCGTCAGCCTTTTTTCCTTTTCGCAAATCAACTACTCTAAAATAATCTGGAAATTCTTCTGGATATTGCTCAAACCTAAGTCTAAATCCAAGCACATCAAGATAATATATCTAAGGTTTCTTTTGGAATAAATAAGTCCATTTTGCCCACCACCTTTATCTTGATAGTATAGTACAAAATTTATGGAAAATCACTATTTTGAAATTCATATATCCACAATTTCAAAAGACCGCACCAACCATTAAAGGTTAGTGCGGTCTTTTGAAATCTCATTAATCTACAATTTTATTAGAACTTTCCAGCCTCAGCAGCTTCCTGCACGCTGACCGCAACGGCTACCGTCATTCCGACCATCGGGTTATTGCCTGCGCCGATCAGACCCATCATCTCAACGTGAGCCGGAACAGAGGAGGAACCTGCGAACTGGGCGTCGGAGTGCATACGGCCCAGTGTATCCGTCATACCGTAGGAAGCAGGACCTGCCGCCATGTTGTCGGGATGAAGGGTACGGCCTGTACCGCCGCCGGATGCAACGGAAAAGTACTTCTTGCCTTTTTCAATACATTCTTTCTTGTAAGTACCTGCCACCGGATGCTGGAATCTTGTCGGGTTGGTGGAGTTTCCGGTGATGGAAACGTCTACACCCTCTTTCCACATGATGGCAACGCCTTCTGTTACGTCGTTTGCGCCGTAGCAGTTCACTTTCGCCCTTAAGCCTTCGGAGTAGGATTTTCTCCACAGCTCTTTCACTTCGCCCGTATAGTAGTCCATCTCCGTCTCAACATAGGTAAAGCCGTTGATACGGGAAATGATCTGGGCTGCGTCTTTGCCAAGTCCGTTTAAGATAACACGGAGCGGTTTCTGACGTACTTTATTGGCCTTCTCGGCAATACCGATGGCGCCCTCTGCGGCTGCAAAGGACTCATGGCCTGCCAGGAAACAGAAACAGTCGGTCTCTTCTTCCAGAAGCATCTTGCCAAGGTTGCCGTGGCCTAAACCTACTTTACGCTGGTCGGCAACGGAGCCCGGGATACAGAAGGACTGAAGTCCCTCACCGATTGCCGCCGCTGCGTCCGCCGCTCTTCTGCATCCTTTCTTGATGGCAATGGCAGCGCCTACTGTGTAAGCCCAGCCTGCGTTCTCAAAGCAGATAGGCTGAATTTTCTTCACCTGGTCATATACGTTCAGTCCAGCATCTTTCGTGATTTTCTCGGCCTCTTCAATGGAAGCGATGCCATAGCTGTTTAATACGGAATTGATTTTGTCAATTCGTCTCTCATATGATTCAAATAATGCCATAACTCTATGATCCTCCTTAATATTTTGTCACTATCCACAGTCCCGAAGATGCGGCAATACTGCGGACAGTAACACACCTCGCGGAACAGCGCTCCCCGTCTTACCGGGTATAACGGCTGTGAATAATAAGAATATTTTTACCTGCTGTTAAGCCTTTGTCTATGTAATACCTTCACTGCACGTGATAACCGCCGATTATTCCTGTCTCGGATCGATAATCTTCACAGCGTCGTCCACACGGCCGTACTGGCCTTTGGATTTCTCATATGCAGTAGCCGGATCGTCGCCCTTCTTAATGAAATCCGTCATCTTGCCAAAGTTTACGAACTGGTAACCGATGATCTGATTCTCGTCATCCAGAGCGATTCCTGTTACATAGCCTTCCGCCATCTCCAGGTAACGCGGACCTTTCTTTAATGTTCCATACATTGTACCAACCTGAGAACGAAGTCCCTTGCCCAAATCCTCAAGACCTGCACCGATTGGAAGACCATCCTCTGAGAATGCACTCTGTGTTCTTCCGTATGCGATCTGAAGGAAAAGCTCTCTCATTGCCGTATTAATTGCATCACAGACAAGGTCGGTGTTCAGCGCCTCCAGAACGGTTCTTCCCGGGAGAATTTCTGCTGCCATGGCTGCGGAGTGTGTCATACCTGAACATCCGATTGTCTCTACTAAAGCTTCCTGAATGATTCCCTCTTTTACATTCAGAGTCAGCTTACAGGCGCCCTGCTGCGGAGCACACCAGCCCACGCCGTGGGTTAAACCGGAGATATCTTTCACCTCTCTGGATTTTACCCATTTTGCTTCTTCCGGAATCGGAGCACAACCGTGATTAACGCCCTGCGCTACTGGACACATACTTTCAACTTCGTGTGAATAGATCATTTTAAGACTCCTTTCAAAATGAATGTGTTAGTACTTTGTTAATTTTATCACATCATACTTGTTCTTATTATCTCACGTATCTTTTAATTCGTCTATAGTTTTTTCCAGAAAACTTTTCACAAAAACACCGGCCGTTTCTTGAAGTTTTACGTCGTTTTTTGTAATGGGATCCCCATCCTTTTTTCCATTTTTTTCAATGTTATTTTATAGGCGATGTAGAAAATGATTCCCTTTGCCACGCTGGATACGGTGAGCGCCCACCAGATGCCGTTTAGTCCCAGGCCCATGGCGGAAAACAGAATCGCCAGCGGAATTCTGGCCGAGGTCAGCGTAATGCTTAACACCGATGGGATGGAAGTCTTTCCAAGGCCGGCAAAGGCGCCGACCGACGTCACCTCTATCAGCATAAAGAACTGGGAAAGCCCAAGGATTTGAAGATATTCCACTCCGGCCTGAAGCACTTCCGGTTCATGGATGAATATTCCAAAAATCGGCCTCGCCATGAAAATCAGCAGGGCGGTAGTCATCATTCCCCATATTCCCATCATTTTTACTGCTGCTGAATAACCTTTTTTAACACGGTTAAACATTCCTGCGCCGAAATTCTGTCCTGTAAATGAATTGACTGCTGCTGCAAAACCTTCTCCGACCATCCAGGAGACGGATTCCACCTGACCGCCCACTCTCTGGATCGCCACCGCCGTATCTCCCCAGCTCGTCACCAGTCTCGTCAAAATCATCGATATTCCCGCATAGATCAGGTTCTGTATCGATGCCGGGAATCCGATGGTCACGATCTCCTTTATATACCGGATTGGCGTCCTGGAAAACAGCCTGAACTGTTTGAAAAGCGCCGTATCCCGGCTGACCGCCAGGATAAAAATGACGGAAACCGTGATCTGCGCCGTCACCGTCGCGATGGCGGCTCCGACCACTCCGAGAACAGGAAACGGACCGATTCCAAAGATCAGGACCGGGTCGAGAACCATATTAGCCGCCAGACCGATGACATTGGCCTTAAACGGCGTTTTGCTGTCGCCGGTGGCCGTCAGGATACCGGTCAGCACCGAGTTGATATAGGGAAAAATAATCAGGCCGCAGACAATGCGCAGGTAATTCTCCGAATTTGCTATGATTACCGGATCCTTAAGCCCGAAAAAACCAATCAGATGCCTGGCCCCAAACAGTGAAATCATTCCAAAAATCACAGCAAACAAAAGCCCCATCTGGATGGCGCCTTTTGCATACTGTGCCGCTTCCCTGTCATTGCCGGCGCCCAGCGCGTGAGCCACCTTAACCTGACCGCCAATTTTAGCCAGATCCACAATCCCCTGTGAAAGCCAGCTGTACATTCCGGCGGTTCCCACGGCCGTCACCGCGCCGGCTCCCAGTCTGCCAATCCATGCCATATCCGTCAGATTATAGGCCATCTGAACCAGTGACGTGGCCATAATCGGCACTGCCAGCCGCGTCAGAGCCGGCAGAATCGGCTCATGGAGTAAATCTACCTTTTTATTCATCTTTTTTCCCTCTAAATTGATTATTTGTAACAGTTCAGACAGCATGAACTATTACGGCATTCGGCTAATGAAATCGCTACGCGATGAGCCGAATGCTTGCTGCCACTACCTTTTTGTACGGTCAGCGCAGTAAATGCGCAGACCTATCTGAGCTGTTACGATTATTTCCACCATTACAAAACAGCCCCGGCCATCACAAATAAGCTCCGGCCAGGGCTGCACTTTATACAAATGCCGGCTGCGCAAGCTGTTGTGCCAAAGCTTTCGCAAACCGCATCATTATTTACCTGAAAGGTACTCGTGAATTCCGCGCGCCCCGGCACGCCCCGCCTCCATGGCAAGGATGACGGTCGCCGCCCCGGTCACGGCATCTCCGCCTGCATAGACGCCCTCTTTCGTCGTCTTTCCATCCTTCTCATCGGCGATAATGCATTTCCAGCGGTTTACGGACAGGCCCTCCGTCGTGGCGGAGATCAGCGGGTTCGGGGACGTTCCAAGCGCCATAATCACCGTGTCGGCGTCGATCCGAAAATCCGATCCCGCCTGCTCCACCGGCCTTCTCCTTCCCGATTCATCCGGCTCGCCAAGCTCCATTCTCCGGCAGATGATGCCGCTCACCCAGCCGTTATCATCCGTCAGGATCTCCACCGGGTTGGTCAGGAGGTCGAACTTAATCCCCTCCTCCTTTGCATGGTGGACTTCCTCTGCCCTGGCCGGCAGCTCCTTCTCACTTCTCCTGTATACGATATGTACCTCGGCCCCAAGGCGCAGCGCCGTCCTGGCCGCATCCATGGCCACGTTTCCGCCGCCGACTACCACCACTTTTTTCCCGATCATCAGCGGTGTGTCATAATCGTCGCGGAACGCCTTCATCAGGTTACTCCTGGTCAGATACTCGTTGGCAGAGAACACCCCGTTGGCATTCTCCCCCGGGATCCCCATGAATTTCGGAAGTCCCGCTCCGGAACCGATAAATACGGCCTGGAACCCTTCCTCTTCCATCAGTTCATCGATGGTAACCGACTTTCCGATTACCACGTTTGTCTCGATCCTGACGCCCAGCTTCTTTACGTTGTCAATCTCCGGCTGGACCACATCCGCCTTCGGCAGACGGAACTCCGGGATTCCGTAAGTAAGCACTCCGCCCGCCTCATGGAGGGCCTCGAAAATGGTCACTTCATATCCCAGCTTTGCCAGGTCACCGGCGCAGGTCAGGCCGCAGGGGCCGGAGCCGATCACGGCCACCTTTTTCCCGTTGGTCTTCTCCGGGGCCTCCGGCACAAAGCCGTGTTCCCTCGACCAGTCCGCCACAAACCGCTCCAGTTTGCCGATGGAGACCGGCTCCCCTTTGATTCCCCTGATGCAGAGGCCTTCACACTGCGTCTCCTGCGGGCAGACACGGCCGCAGACGGCCGGGAGGGCCGACGCTTTGGCAATCACCCTGGCCGCTTCCTCGATCTCCCCGTTCTTCACTTCCTGGATAAACGCCGGGATGTCGATGGACACCGGGCAGCCTGCGATGCACTTTGCATTTTTGCAGTTTAAGCAGCGCTCCGCCTCCGCCATGGCCTCCGCCTGGTTATAGCCCAGGCATACCTCCTCAAAGTTGGCGGCGCGCACCTTTGGATCCTGTTCCCTTACCGGGACCTTTACCGTCATATCTCTCTTTGCTTCCATCTATTCTTCACCTCCGCAATGTCCGCATCCGCCGTGGTGGGTATCCCCCTCCTGAAGTCTGAGCATTGCCCGGCCCTCCTGGGT is part of the [Clostridium] symbiosum genome and encodes:
- a CDS encoding LysR family transcriptional regulator, which gives rise to MDIRVLRYFLAVTREESISGAAESLHMTQPTLSRQLMDLEEEIGKKLLIRGSRRITLTEEGMLLRKRATEILELVEKTESELMAPGETVGGDIYIGGGETDAMRHIARIATDLQRSCPQIRYHLFSGNADDVTERLDKGLLDFGVIIEPADMKKYDYIKLPATDTWGLLMPKDCPLAARAAIRAEDLHGLPIITSRQTLTSNLFSGWLGTEYEKLNIVATYNLVYNASLMVDEGMGYAICLDKLVNTSEESRLCFRPLEPRMESHLNLVWKKYQLFSGAAERFLSKVQEAFNGFSG
- a CDS encoding GGGtGRT protein; the encoded protein is MALFESYERRIDKINSVLNSYGIASIEEAEKITKDAGLNVYDQVKKIQPICFENAGWAYTVGAAIAIKKGCRRAADAAAAIGEGLQSFCIPGSVADQRKVGLGHGNLGKMLLEEETDCFCFLAGHESFAAAEGAIGIAEKANKVRQKPLRVILNGLGKDAAQIISRINGFTYVETEMDYYTGEVKELWRKSYSEGLRAKVNCYGANDVTEGVAIMWKEGVDVSITGNSTNPTRFQHPVAGTYKKECIEKGKKYFSVASGGGTGRTLHPDNMAAGPASYGMTDTLGRMHSDAQFAGSSSVPAHVEMMGLIGAGNNPMVGMTVAVAVSVQEAAEAGKF
- a CDS encoding MATE family efflux transporter, with translation MNKKVDLLHEPILPALTRLAVPIMATSLVQMAYNLTDMAWIGRLGAGAVTAVGTAGMYSWLSQGIVDLAKIGGQVKVAHALGAGNDREAAQYAKGAIQMGLLFAVIFGMISLFGARHLIGFFGLKDPVIIANSENYLRIVCGLIIFPYINSVLTGILTATGDSKTPFKANVIGLAANMVLDPVLIFGIGPFPVLGVVGAAIATVTAQITVSVIFILAVSRDTALFKQFRLFSRTPIRYIKEIVTIGFPASIQNLIYAGISMILTRLVTSWGDTAVAIQRVGGQVESVSWMVGEGFAAAVNSFTGQNFGAGMFNRVKKGYSAAVKMMGIWGMMTTALLIFMARPIFGIFIHEPEVLQAGVEYLQILGLSQFFMLIEVTSVGAFAGLGKTSIPSVLSITLTSARIPLAILFSAMGLGLNGIWWALTVSSVAKGIIFYIAYKITLKKMEKRMGIPLQKTT
- a CDS encoding DUF6718 family protein, with the translated sequence MAKIFDKQGCLAYQCKTVNEARCLPGTLEALRADGVQIVILDSPEIYSEYAPYSYVEDMKKFIDMVSQMNRVA
- the gltA gene encoding NADPH-dependent glutamate synthase, which encodes MEAKRDMTVKVPVREQDPKVRAANFEEVCLGYNQAEAMAEAERCLNCKNAKCIAGCPVSIDIPAFIQEVKNGEIEEAARVIAKASALPAVCGRVCPQETQCEGLCIRGIKGEPVSIGKLERFVADWSREHGFVPEAPEKTNGKKVAVIGSGPCGLTCAGDLAKLGYEVTIFEALHEAGGVLTYGIPEFRLPKADVVQPEIDNVKKLGVRIETNVVIGKSVTIDELMEEEGFQAVFIGSGAGLPKFMGIPGENANGVFSANEYLTRSNLMKAFRDDYDTPLMIGKKVVVVGGGNVAMDAARTALRLGAEVHIVYRRSEKELPARAEEVHHAKEEGIKFDLLTNPVEILTDDNGWVSGIICRRMELGEPDESGRRRPVEQAGSDFRIDADTVIMALGTSPNPLISATTEGLSVNRWKCIIADEKDGKTTKEGVYAGGDAVTGAATVILAMEAGRAGARGIHEYLSGK
- a CDS encoding cyclophilin-like fold protein — its product is MKYMKGIWGFLYLMALVLSVAGCAKAAMGTTAEPEEPYTSADLNYGDAASCATAEQKDEDAAALIAAPDGSTDPVTEENKKQQIRVSAGEKTVVFELNESAAAKSLCQQLPLTTEVENYGQNEKIFYLPENLDITDTPQAASGAGTLAYYAPWGDVVMFYGDYSPNGKLYELGQAVSGSGEISSLSGTLQIEKAG